A window of the Dictyostelium discoideum AX4 chromosome 4 chromosome, whole genome shotgun sequence genome harbors these coding sequences:
- a CDS encoding hypothetical protein (repetitive element) gives SIKRTLIHIGIPIKLINLIHKLLSDSQAKISINGKTTRKFDIKRGVKQGDPISATLFVIVIEILARTINADNSIIGLPISPNPQIKIKFTQFADDSTTYNINYEQQQQSIKHFDNFCASTSSSLNFDKSAIIEINPHKITDKHIINNIPQSKRIPITKKDQSERVLGYFFNHNGLHRKLPETMKTLIKSLVLWKTSGTTLKTKTTIINTYSLSPITYLSYLEEFTKDEEIQINKLISWFMNSPANSESPTLDTNSIEKNTSTIHSRAKIPLMCYDRSLKPLKEGGWGMWNIQLRQVAQKIWIYNRFLQMHKSANNSIYMISWMDQIINKSISSPYLIKIKKEWENYATQIGHLKDKVQILQPILTKNQPSQTLNTNNISLPPTLKEIYSTILNNHQCKSKDYIGKKYSDLLLTSHQQSIQLLWKYTYDQLFVKIQKLKDPKGRDTMQRFHARCLPINHLHNKVCPICNNEMNNDPYGHLFFNCQHTINFINHDKLKYFIYKNCNGNKNWSLTKNQTTKLYTLIYKPQTNNKAFKPDPTININFHFAENAQYKKYRFNWNYINTNLDLVRTHAYWNIISLVIQQIWIWLCKSLFDINITQSIDNWNNQINNTTLDYDILKSKWHKLIRLEYSRTLSNFNQYSIKNNLTKTQKETQWSETIKKFKKEWSINTNEPIPTITPPINY, from the coding sequence TAGCATTAAAAGAACATTAATTCATATTGGTataccaataaaattaataaatttaatccaCAAGCTATTATCTGACTCACAagcaaaaatttcaattaatggtaaaaCGACCAGAAAATTCGATATTAAAAGAGGTGTAAAACAAGGTGACCCAATCTCAGCCactttatttgtaattgtaattgaaatattagcAAGAACAATAAATGCAGACAATTCAATAATTGGATTACCAATTTCACCCAAtccacaaattaaaattaaatttacccAATTTGCAGACGACTCTACAACATACAACATCAACTacgaacaacaacaacaatcaatcaAACATTTCGATAATTTCTGCgcttcaacatcatcatcattaaattttgacAAAAGTGCAATAATAGAAATCAACCCCCACAAAATCACTGATAAACACATAATAAACAACATTCCACAATCAAAAAGAATTCCAATAACCAAAAAAGATCAATCAGAAAGAGTTCTTGGCTATTTCTTTAATCATAATGGTTTACATAGGAAATTACCAGAAACAATGAAAACACTGATTAAATCATTAGTGCTATGGAAAACTAGTGGCACaacattaaaaacaaaaacaaccatCATAAACACCTACTCACTATCACCAATAACATATTTATCATACCTTGAAGAATTTacaaaagatgaagaaattcaaattaataaattaatctcATGGTTTATGAATTCTCCCGCAAATTCTGAATCACCAACTCTCGATACCAATTCCATTGAAAAAAACACATCAACCATCCATTCACGTGCAAAAATACCTTTGATGTGTTATGATAGATcattaaaaccattaaaagAAGGTGGTTGGGGTATGTGGAATATACAATTACGACAAGTTGCTCAAAAGATTTGGATATACAACAGATTTTTACAAATGCATAAATCTGCAAACAATTCAATATACATGATAAGTTGGATGGATcaaatcatcaacaaatcAATCTCTTCTCCATAccttataaaaatcaaaaaagaatggGAAAACTATGCAACTCAAATTGGACATCTAAAAGATAAAGTTCAAATCCTACAACcaatattaacaaaaaacCAACCCTCTCAAACATTAaacacaaataatatttcactACCACCAACACTCAAAGAAATCTACTCGACAATACTAAACAATCACCAATGCAAATCAAAAGACTATATTGGCAAGAAATATTCAGATCTACTTCTTACTTCGCACCAACAATCAATACAACTATTATGGAAATACACATACGACCAACTTTTtgtcaaaattcaaaaattaaaagatccaAAAGGCCGAGATACAATGCAAAGATTCCATGCTAGATGTCTTCCGATTAATCATCTACACAACAAAGTTTGCCCCATTTGCAACaatgaaatgaataatgaTCCCTATGGTCATTTGTTCTTCAATTGTCAGCACACAATCAACTTCATTAACCAcgacaaattaaaatattttatatataaaaattgcaATGGAAACAAAAACTGGTCACTAACAAAAAaccaaacaacaaaattataCACACTCATTTATAAAccacaaacaaacaacaaagcATTTAAACCAGATCCaactatcaatattaattttcattttgcaGAAAACgcacaatataaaaaatacagGTTCAACTGGAATTATATAAACACAAATCTTGATCTAGTCAGAACACATGCATATTGGAACATAATCTCATTAGTTATTCAACAAATATGGATATGGTTATgcaaatcattatttgacaTCAATATaactcaatcaattgataattggaACAACCAAATAAACAACACAACACTAGATtatgatatattaaaatcaaaatggcACAAGCTAATAAGATTGGAATATTCAAGAACTTTATCAAACTTTAACCAatactcaattaaaaacaacCTCACAAAAACTCAAAAAGAAACCCAATGGTCCGAAaccatcaaaaaatttaaaaaagaatggagCATAAACACAAATGAACCAATTCCAACAATTacaccaccaattaattattaa
- a CDS encoding carboxylesterase, type B family protein codes for MNFKLIIILLILLVGFLSVEAKIEFSNINDNDNDDDGSIVETNNGYVQGLINEQYKSFFGIPFAKPPTVENGLRWKSPMVAESWSPKILNASFNQMVGCIQKCELPPMNCPNIISEDCLYLNVYTPLQVSQTQLKPVMAYIPGGRFEQGTASSILYTPELMINSSDIVVVTLNYRLGVSGFLVGDEITGNFGFQDQRLALTWIQENIKFFGGDPNKVTLCGQSAGASSIATHMTAKNSYSLFQGAIIQSNPFTLGLKTLETAKKYSDNFAKAVNCSLKDEDCLNALTIDQIVQGQIKSQAKLDVFEPLQSFLPWTPTIGIDDITDQPLNLILKGDFYDVPTIVGTVSEEALLFIYQASPKNVSETDYKLAIDLIFLDKENVIEINYPPFTNGSDNRPVLSTLGTNFIFACSTRLAIESMLKFKQSPIYLYQFSHVMSFNPWGPNYPYCNHHCCHGSELVFEFDAARYGGYNFTQDEQQLSYEMNNYWTNFINNADPNQGLSVPIEWPKYDITNLESLQLDIPVSITTDLLGSQCNILDNVGYSPR; via the exons atgaattttaaattaataattatattattgattttattggtAGGGTTTTTATCAGTGGAAgcaaaaattgaattttcaaacattaatgataatgataatgatgatgatggatcAATTGTTGAAACTAATAATGGTTATGTTCAaggtttaattaatgaacaatataaatcattttttggaATTCCATTTGCAAAACCACCAACAGTTGAAAATGGTTTACGATGGAAATCACCAATGGTTGCAGAAAGTTGGTCaccaaaaattttaaatgcaTCATTTAATCAAATGGTTGGTTGTATTCAAAAATGTGAACTACCACCAATGAATTGCCCAAATATTATCAGTGAAGattgtttatatttaaatgtttataCACCATTACAAGTTTCACAAACTCAATTAAAACCTGTTATGGCTTATATACCAGGTGGTAGATTTGAACAAg gAACTGCATCATCAATTTTATATACACCagaattaatgataaattcAAGTGATATTGTAGTTGTAACATTAAACTATCGTCTTGGTGTAAGTGGTTTCCttgttggtgatgaaatTACTGGTAATTTTGGTTTCCAAGATCAACGTTTAGCATTAACTTGGATTcaagaaaatattaaattttttggtgGTGACCCAAATAA agtaacATTATGTGGTCAATCAGCAGGAGCATCATCAATTGCAACTCATATGACAGCAAAAAATTCATATAGTTTATTTCAAGGTGCAATTATACAATCAAATCCATTTACATTAGGATTGAAAACACTTGAAACTGCAAAGAAATATAGTGATAATTTTGCAAAGGCAGTAAATTGTTCATTAAAGGATGAAGATTGTTTAAATGCATTAACAATTGATCAAATTGTTCAAGGTCAAATTAAATCTCAAGCAAAATTAGATGTTTTTGAACCACttcaatcatttttaccATGGACACCAACAATTGGTATTGATGATATTACAGATCAaccattgaatttaattttaaagggtGATTTCTATGATGTACCAACCATTGTTGGTACAGTATCAGAGGAggcattattatttatttatcaagCATCTCCAAAGAATGTTTCAGAAACTGATTATAAATTagcaattgatttaatatttttagataAAGAGAatgtaattgaaattaattatcCACCATTTACAAATGGTTCTGATAATCGTCCAGTTTTATCAACATTGGGtacaaatttcatttttgcATGTTCAACTCGTCTTGCAATAGAGTCAATGTTAAAGTTTAAACAATCACcaatttatctttatcaattCTCTCATGTTATGAGTTTTAATCCTTGGGGTCCAAATTATCCATACTGTAATCATCATTGTTGTCATGGTAGTGAATtagtatttgaatttgatgctGCTCGTTATGGTGGTTATAATTTCACTCAAGATGAACAACAATTATCCTatgaaatgaataattattggacaaatttcattaataatgCTGATCCAAATCAAGGTTTATCAGTTCCAATTGAATGGCCAAAATATGATATTACAAATCTTGAATCACTTCAACTAGATATCCCAGTATCTATTACAACTGATTTATTAGGTTCACAATGTAATATTTTAGATAATGTTGGTTATTCTccaagataa